In Candidatus Manganitrophus morganii, the genomic window CAGTTCGGCCGGAATCCCCCTCTCCTCGAACGCCTGATACAACGCGGTGCATCGGGTGACATGTCCAAAACCGATTTCGCGACGCCCTTCCGTTAGAATCAAAACCTTAATCATTTCGTCTTTTCCTGTTCCAGTCCGGCCGAATGAGGCCCAAGAGTATATCTTCGACGTAGGATCCATTCGAATAAAACTGGTCCTTTCGAACCCCTTCCACCACAAAACCGGCCTTCAGAAACGCCTGGGCGGAGCCTCCATTGGAACCGTAACACCCGGCGGTCACCTTATGGAGATTTAAAACGTTGAAGGCATAATCGGAAACCAGTTGAATCGCCTCGGTCGCATACCCTTTTCCCCAACACTCTTTCTCGCCGATTAGAAGGCCGATGTCGGCAATACGATGAATCCATTGGATCGGCCCCAACTTGATATTTCCGATGTGGCGATCCTTCTTTTTTAAGACAATCGCAAGAAAGGTATTGTCGCGATCCCCCAGTTTGCCGGCGACATAGTCACGGAGATTCTCGATCGCGTTCGGAGCAAACCGGCTCTCCAGGAACCGGGTTGTCTCCGGATCGTTCATCCAATGATAGTAGCGCTCGTTGACGTCCGAAGGCCTCACCTCGCGGAGATAGATCCGTTTTCCTTCCAAAAAGTAGGTCAATGCTTCACCTTTTTTCCGGCCCCCGGCCTCTGGCACCCGCCCCCTCCCTTCTATCGATGCAT contains:
- a CDS encoding GNAT family N-acetyltransferase encodes the protein MPEAGGRKKGEALTYFLEGKRIYLREVRPSDVNERYYHWMNDPETTRFLESRFAPNAIENLRDYVAGKLGDRDNTFLAIVLKKKDRHIGNIKLGPIQWIHRIADIGLLIGEKECWGKGYATEAIQLVSDYAFNVLNLHKVTAGCYGSNGGSAQAFLKAGFVVEGVRKDQFYSNGSYVEDILLGLIRPDWNRKRRND